One genomic segment of Helianthus annuus cultivar XRQ/B chromosome 14, HanXRQr2.0-SUNRISE, whole genome shotgun sequence includes these proteins:
- the LOC110908981 gene encoding protein AE7-like 1: MTLGLINANPIVREKKERITRPDHVHLHSNDHEALDPLDIYDIVRDIRDPEHPYSLEQLSVLSEDSITVDEKLARILITFTPTIQHCSMATVIGLCLRIKLKDCFPPHFKVDIKVAPGSHADEEAVNKQLNDKERIVAAMENPNLRQLVDECLYSSEL, from the exons atgactctgGGCTTAATAAACGCAAATCCAATTGTACGTGAAAAGAAAGAGAGAATCACCCGACCGGATCATGTTCATCTTCACTCTAATGATCACGAGGCCCTTGATCCTCTTGACATCTATG ATATTGTGAGAGACATTAGAGATCCGGAGCACCCGTACTCGTTGGAACAGTTGAGTGTTTTGTCGGAGGACTCCATCACCGTCGATGAGAAGCTCGCCAGGATACT GATAACCTTCACCCCAACCATTCAGCACTGCAGCATGGCAACAGTCATTGGTCTATGCCTTAGAATCAAACTCAAGGATTGTTTCCCTCCACATTTTAAG GTGGACATCAAAGTAGCTCCCGGATCCCATGCTGATGAAGAAGCAG TTAACAAGCAGTTGAATGACAAGGAAAGAATTGTGGCTGCCATGGAGAATCCTAACCTTAGGCAACTTGTTGATGAGTGCCTTTACTCAAGTGAACTCTAA